Proteins encoded in a region of the Cupriavidus pauculus genome:
- a CDS encoding phosphonate degradation HD-domain oxygenase, producing the protein MLTLDQIETLFANHGTNYYGDEAISQTAHALQCAQLAEQAGEPEALIVAALLHDVGHLMLAESSTTDMRHQEAAAGALAELFDDAVTEPVRLHVAAKRYLCARDAGYHDTLSPASVHSLVLQGGPFDAAQADAFARQPHALAAVRLRRYDDLAKIVDQRTPPLSHYMEMAARCVRASA; encoded by the coding sequence ATGCTGACACTCGACCAGATCGAAACGCTGTTCGCCAATCACGGCACCAACTACTACGGCGACGAGGCCATCAGCCAGACCGCGCATGCGCTGCAATGCGCGCAGCTGGCCGAGCAGGCCGGCGAGCCCGAGGCGCTGATCGTCGCCGCGCTGCTGCACGACGTGGGCCACCTGATGCTCGCCGAGAGCTCGACCACCGATATGCGCCATCAGGAAGCCGCGGCGGGCGCGCTCGCCGAACTGTTCGACGACGCCGTGACGGAGCCCGTGCGCCTGCATGTGGCCGCCAAGCGCTATCTGTGCGCGCGCGATGCCGGGTATCACGACACGCTGTCGCCGGCGTCGGTGCACAGCCTGGTGCTGCAGGGCGGGCCGTTCGACGCGGCGCAGGCCGACGCGTTCGCGCGGCAGCCGCATGCACTAGCCGCGGTGCGCCTGCGCCGCTACGACGATCTCGCGAAGATCGTGGACCAGCGGACGCCGCCGTTGTCGCACTACATGGAGATGGCCGCGCGCTGCGTGCGCGCTTCGGCCTGA
- the phnN gene encoding phosphonate metabolism protein/1,5-bisphosphokinase (PRPP-forming) PhnN: MTGAVRQVAAPMHGPSRGSGLFYVMGPSGSGKDSLLRALRERLGHDDRIVIAHRYITREADANEASVALSPEEFHRREALGCMALHWHSHGLHYGIGIEIETWLAQGLRVVVNGSREYLRHAVARYPALCAVHVRVRPEVLGKRLRQRGRESEDAIAARLARATQPFDVPAECWLVELDNSGNLDDAVERLATIVAS, translated from the coding sequence ATGACGGGTGCCGTCCGGCAGGTCGCCGCACCCATGCACGGTCCGAGCCGGGGCAGTGGGCTGTTCTACGTCATGGGCCCGTCGGGCAGCGGCAAGGACTCGCTGCTGCGCGCGCTGCGCGAGCGGCTCGGCCACGACGACCGTATCGTGATCGCGCATCGCTATATCACGCGCGAGGCCGATGCCAACGAGGCATCGGTCGCGCTGTCGCCCGAGGAGTTTCATCGCCGCGAGGCGCTCGGTTGCATGGCGCTGCATTGGCATAGCCATGGCCTGCACTACGGCATCGGCATCGAGATCGAGACATGGCTCGCGCAGGGCCTGCGTGTCGTCGTCAATGGTTCGCGCGAATATCTGCGCCATGCGGTGGCGCGCTATCCGGCGTTGTGCGCGGTGCATGTGCGCGTGCGGCCCGAGGTGCTGGGCAAGCGGCTGCGCCAGCGCGGCCGCGAGTCCGAGGATGCGATCGCGGCGCGCCTGGCGCGCGCGACGCAGCCGTTCGATGTGCCGGCGGAGTGCTGGCTCGTCGAGCTCGACAACAGTGGCAATCTCGACGACGCTGTCGAGCGGCTGGCGACGATCGTCGCCAGCTGA
- a CDS encoding nicotinate-nucleotide adenylyltransferase, which translates to MTHPNSALQRPALQRPYRLGILGGTFDPPHRGHVALAQLFIEHLGLDELVWIPTGQSWQKGDDVTPAADRFAMTELAAAAVGETAAAVGVSRMEVDRAGPSYTIDTVRQLREQYGPEASMSWLMGADQLLRLHTWHGWEDLFEHVHLCVATRPGFDLATLEGPVRASMGARLADRHLIQSTPSGHMWLDQTLAVDLSSTGLRARLASGDTADDQLPDGVAHYIASHGLYHKARSDSPPNSNQG; encoded by the coding sequence ATGACCCATCCGAATTCCGCATTGCAGCGTCCCGCATTGCAACGACCCTACCGTCTCGGCATTCTCGGCGGCACATTCGATCCGCCCCATCGCGGCCACGTCGCGCTCGCGCAACTGTTTATCGAACACCTCGGGCTCGACGAGCTCGTCTGGATTCCCACGGGCCAGTCGTGGCAGAAAGGCGACGATGTAACGCCCGCCGCCGACCGGTTCGCGATGACGGAACTGGCCGCCGCGGCCGTGGGCGAGACCGCCGCCGCAGTCGGCGTGAGCCGCATGGAGGTCGATCGCGCGGGCCCCAGCTACACCATCGATACCGTACGGCAACTGCGCGAGCAGTACGGCCCGGAAGCGTCGATGTCGTGGCTCATGGGCGCCGACCAATTGCTGCGCCTGCACACGTGGCACGGATGGGAAGACCTGTTCGAACACGTGCACCTGTGCGTGGCCACACGGCCGGGATTCGACCTCGCCACGCTCGAGGGGCCGGTGCGCGCCAGCATGGGCGCACGGCTGGCGGACAGGCACCTGATACAATCCACGCCCTCCGGCCACATGTGGCTCGATCAGACGCTTGCCGTCGATCTGTCGTCCACCGGCCTGCGCGCCCGTCTGGCCAGTGGTGACACTGCGGATGACCAGTTACCGGACGGCGTGGCACACTACATCGCGAGTCACGGTCTTTACCACAAGGCCCGGAGCGACTCGCCTCCCAACTCGAATCAAGGCTGA
- the rng gene encoding ribonuclease G, giving the protein MTEDILVNITPQETRVAIVQQAAVQELHVERTLTRGLVGNIYLGKVVRVLPGMQSAFIDIGLERAAFLHVADIWHPRDPDNKNGVQLAIEKTLYEGQALMVQVIKDPIGTKGARLSTQVSIAGRTLVYLPQDPHIGISQRIEGEVDREALRARVQGLVPTDERGGFIVRTIAEEASNDELGNDIAYLRKIWSAIKLNATTLPAPSLLYQDLNLAQRVLRDFISEATGSIQVDSRENYLKLVEFAQEYTPAVLPRLSHYTGERPIFDLFNIDAEIERALSRRVDLKSGGYLMIDQTEAMTTIDVNTGGYVGARNFDDTIFKTNLEAAHTIARQLRLRNLGGIIIIDFIDMENAEHREQVLSELKKALSRDRTRITVNNFSQLGLVEMTRKRTRESLAHVLCEQCPVCTGKGQVKTPRTVCYDILREIMRESRQFNPREFRILASQEVIDLFLEEESQHLAMLGDFIGKPISLQVESTFHQEQYDIILM; this is encoded by the coding sequence ATGACTGAAGACATCCTAGTCAACATCACACCGCAGGAAACCCGCGTCGCCATCGTGCAGCAAGCCGCCGTCCAGGAACTGCACGTCGAACGCACGCTCACGCGCGGGCTCGTCGGCAACATCTATCTGGGCAAGGTCGTGCGCGTGCTGCCTGGCATGCAGTCGGCCTTCATCGATATCGGACTGGAACGCGCGGCGTTCCTGCACGTGGCCGATATCTGGCACCCGCGCGACCCCGACAACAAGAACGGCGTGCAGCTCGCGATCGAGAAGACACTGTACGAAGGCCAGGCGTTGATGGTGCAGGTCATCAAGGACCCCATCGGCACCAAGGGCGCGCGGCTGTCCACGCAGGTCAGCATCGCGGGCCGCACACTCGTGTATCTGCCGCAGGACCCGCATATCGGTATCTCCCAGCGCATCGAGGGCGAGGTCGATCGCGAGGCGCTGCGCGCGCGCGTGCAGGGCCTGGTCCCTACCGACGAGCGTGGCGGCTTTATCGTCCGCACGATCGCGGAGGAAGCCAGCAACGACGAGCTCGGCAACGATATCGCGTACCTGCGCAAGATCTGGTCGGCGATCAAGCTCAACGCCACGACGCTGCCGGCGCCGAGTCTGCTTTATCAGGATCTGAATCTCGCGCAGCGCGTGCTGCGCGATTTCATCAGCGAGGCCACGGGCTCGATTCAGGTGGACTCGCGCGAAAACTACCTCAAGCTCGTCGAGTTCGCGCAGGAGTACACCCCTGCCGTGCTGCCCCGCCTGTCGCACTACACGGGCGAACGGCCGATCTTCGATCTGTTCAATATCGACGCCGAAATCGAGCGCGCGCTGTCGCGGCGCGTGGACCTGAAGTCCGGCGGCTACCTGATGATCGACCAGACCGAGGCGATGACGACGATCGACGTCAACACGGGCGGCTACGTCGGCGCGCGCAATTTCGACGACACGATCTTCAAGACGAACCTCGAAGCCGCGCACACGATCGCGCGGCAGCTGCGCCTGCGCAATCTCGGCGGCATCATCATCATCGACTTCATCGATATGGAGAACGCCGAGCATCGCGAGCAGGTGCTCTCCGAACTGAAGAAGGCGCTCTCGCGCGACCGTACGCGCATCACGGTCAACAACTTCTCGCAGCTCGGCCTCGTCGAGATGACGCGCAAGCGCACGCGCGAATCGCTCGCGCACGTGCTGTGCGAGCAATGCCCGGTTTGCACCGGCAAGGGGCAGGTCAAGACGCCGCGCACGGTCTGCTACGACATCCTGCGCGAGATCATGCGCGAGTCCCGCCAGTTCAACCCCCGCGAGTTCCGCATCCTCGCGTCGCAGGAAGTCATCGACCTCTTCCTCGAGGAAGAAAGCCAGCATCTGGCGATGCTCGGCGATTTCATCGGCAAGCCCATCTCCCTGCAAGTGGAGTCGACGTTTCATCAGGAACAGTACGACATCATCCTGATGTAG
- the rsfS gene encoding ribosome silencing factor, giving the protein MDIRKLQRAIVDGLEDVKAQDIKVFDTTHLTELFDRVVIASGSSNRQTKALAASVRDTVKDAGGHIVAVEGLETGEWVLVDCGDAVVHILQPQLRLYYNLEEIWGDKPVRMKLASGKGLAKASEPMDEDDEDTAERAPRARRATNLKPALARLPEGMKEPSPPMGHEDTDPDALATMGRRPVTRKASTGVPVKGPVTAPARKAAGKTAGTPARKTATKTATKTATKTTAGTATRKTATKTATKTAAKAPAKTAARKRTA; this is encoded by the coding sequence ATGGATATTCGCAAACTGCAACGCGCCATCGTCGACGGGCTCGAGGATGTCAAAGCGCAGGACATCAAGGTGTTCGACACCACTCACCTGACCGAGCTGTTCGACCGGGTGGTGATCGCCAGCGGCAGTTCGAATCGGCAGACGAAGGCGCTGGCCGCCTCGGTCCGCGACACGGTCAAGGATGCCGGCGGCCATATCGTGGCCGTCGAGGGCCTGGAAACGGGCGAGTGGGTACTGGTGGACTGCGGCGACGCGGTCGTCCATATCCTGCAGCCGCAGCTGCGCCTGTACTACAACCTCGAGGAAATCTGGGGTGACAAGCCGGTGCGCATGAAGCTCGCGAGCGGCAAGGGCCTGGCCAAGGCCAGCGAGCCGATGGACGAGGACGACGAGGACACCGCCGAGCGTGCGCCGCGCGCCAGGCGTGCGACCAACCTCAAGCCGGCGCTGGCGCGCCTGCCCGAGGGCATGAAGGAACCGTCGCCGCCGATGGGCCACGAGGACACCGATCCGGACGCCCTGGCGACGATGGGCCGCAGGCCCGTCACGCGCAAGGCCTCGACGGGCGTGCCGGTCAAGGGACCGGTGACGGCGCCGGCGCGGAAGGCGGCCGGCAAGACGGCGGGCACCCCGGCACGCAAGACGGCGACGAAGACCGCGACCAAGACCGCCACCAAGACGACGGCGGGCACCGCCACGCGCAAGACGGCCACCAAGACGGCAACCAAGACAGCCGCGAAGGCACCGGCCAAGACGGCCGCACGCAAGCGTACGGCCTGA
- a CDS encoding Maf family protein translates to MPIDLSLYDILYLASQSPRRRELLTQLGVRYELLLADAAEDAEALEAVLPGESPDAYVQRVCALKAEAALQRRQRRGLPARPILTSDTTVCRGGDILGKPADAAEATAMLAALSGTTHRVLTAVSVVSVAGTRHALSISDVTFRKLGADEIERYVASREPLGKAGAYGIQGRAAEFIERISGSYSGIMGLPLFETAALLREAGLRF, encoded by the coding sequence ATGCCCATCGACCTGTCCCTCTACGACATTCTCTACCTCGCCTCCCAAAGCCCGCGCCGCCGCGAACTGCTGACGCAACTGGGCGTGCGCTATGAACTGTTGCTGGCCGATGCGGCCGAAGATGCCGAGGCGCTCGAGGCCGTGCTGCCTGGCGAGTCGCCCGACGCCTATGTCCAGCGCGTGTGCGCGCTCAAGGCCGAGGCCGCGTTGCAGCGCCGTCAGCGCCGGGGCCTGCCCGCGCGGCCGATCCTGACTTCGGACACCACGGTCTGCCGCGGCGGCGACATTCTCGGCAAGCCCGCGGACGCCGCCGAGGCGACCGCGATGCTCGCCGCGCTCTCGGGCACCACCCACCGCGTGCTGACCGCGGTATCGGTGGTATCGGTGGCCGGCACGCGCCATGCGCTGTCGATCTCCGACGTCACTTTCCGCAAGCTCGGCGCCGACGAGATCGAGCGCTACGTGGCGAGCCGCGAACCGCTCGGCAAGGCCGGCGCATATGGCATCCAGGGCCGCGCCGCCGAGTTCATCGAACGTATCTCGGGGAGCTATTCGGGTATCATGGGCCTGCCCCTGTTCGAGACGGCCGCGCTGTTGCGCGAGGCAGGATTGCGGTTCTGA
- the rlmH gene encoding 23S rRNA (pseudouridine(1915)-N(3))-methyltransferase RlmH, producing MQLVIVAVGHKMPAWIESGFAEYAKRMPPELRIELREIKPEARSSSNNAATVMQREAARIEAALGALTRPRIVALDERGKDLTTVKLAEQLTGWQREGGDVAFLIGGADGLDPALKARASTLIRLSSLTLPHGMVRVLLAEQLYRAWSVTQNHPYHRV from the coding sequence ATGCAACTCGTGATCGTGGCCGTCGGCCACAAGATGCCTGCCTGGATCGAATCGGGCTTTGCAGAATATGCCAAACGGATGCCGCCCGAGCTGCGTATCGAACTGCGCGAGATCAAGCCGGAAGCGCGTTCCTCGAGCAATAACGCCGCCACGGTGATGCAGCGCGAGGCGGCCCGCATCGAGGCCGCGCTGGGCGCGCTGACGCGCCCGCGCATCGTCGCGCTCGACGAACGCGGCAAGGACCTCACCACGGTCAAGCTGGCCGAGCAACTGACCGGCTGGCAGCGCGAGGGCGGCGACGTCGCCTTCCTGATCGGCGGTGCCGATGGGCTCGATCCGGCGCTGAAGGCGCGCGCCAGCACGCTCATCCGCCTGTCGAGCCTGACGCTGCCGCACGGCATGGTGCGCGTGCTGCTGGCCGAGCAGCTGTATCGCGCGTGGTCCGTCACGCAGAACCACCCCTATCATCGCGTTTGA
- the phnC gene encoding phosphonate ABC transporter ATP-binding protein, with amino-acid sequence MTHAIEVRGLSKTFRADRKALDDVTLQVAPGEMVALLGASGSGKSTLLRHVAGFITGDAGAGEILVNGRIVQRNGRLARNVRSVRAEIGFVFQQFNLVGRLPVLTNVLVGMLTRVPKWRSLLRIFRAAEVQAGLDALAQVGIDDYAFQRASTLSGGQQQRAAIARTLVQNANVILADEPIASLDPESSRRVMTLLSQINRTRKVAVVVSLHQVDVAMRYCPRVVALRQGKVVYDGPSAALTASMLRDLYGTEADELLHDTHHGAHDGKAGADERVPATVMAV; translated from the coding sequence ATGACGCATGCCATCGAGGTCCGCGGACTCTCGAAAACTTTCCGGGCCGACCGCAAGGCGCTCGACGACGTCACGCTGCAGGTTGCGCCCGGCGAAATGGTGGCGCTGCTTGGCGCTTCGGGGTCCGGCAAGTCAACGCTGCTGCGGCACGTGGCCGGATTCATCACGGGCGATGCCGGCGCGGGCGAGATTCTCGTCAATGGCCGCATCGTGCAGCGCAATGGCCGCCTGGCGCGCAATGTGCGCAGCGTGCGCGCCGAAATCGGCTTCGTATTCCAGCAATTCAATCTGGTGGGCCGTCTGCCCGTGCTGACGAATGTGCTCGTCGGCATGCTCACGCGTGTGCCGAAGTGGCGCAGCCTCCTGCGCATTTTCCGTGCCGCGGAAGTGCAGGCCGGCCTCGACGCCCTTGCTCAGGTTGGTATAGACGACTATGCGTTTCAGCGGGCATCGACGCTGTCGGGCGGACAGCAGCAGCGCGCCGCCATTGCCCGCACGCTCGTGCAGAACGCCAACGTGATCCTGGCCGACGAGCCCATCGCCTCGCTCGATCCCGAGTCCTCGCGCCGTGTAATGACGCTGCTCTCGCAGATCAACCGCACGCGCAAGGTGGCCGTGGTCGTTTCGCTGCATCAGGTGGACGTGGCCATGCGCTACTGCCCCCGCGTGGTGGCGCTGCGCCAGGGCAAGGTGGTCTACGACGGCCCTTCCGCCGCGCTGACCGCGTCGATGCTGCGCGATCTCTACGGCACGGAAGCCGACGAGCTGCTGCACGACACGCACCACGGTGCCCATGACGGCAAGGCCGGCGCCGACGAACGCGTGCCCGCCACTGTGATGGCCGTCTGA
- the phnE gene encoding phosphonate ABC transporter, permease protein PhnE yields MSLTATPTNPPTARPPRTSLAVMLIWAILLATLVVSWNGADMRPLDLLNDSGNMAKFAADFFPPDFRDWRHYLDEMFVTVQIAVWGTALAVVLAVPLGLLCAANIVPPWIYQPARRLMDACRAINEMVFAMLFIVAVGLGPFAGVLAIWVHTTGVLAKLFAEAVEAIDPRPVEGVRATGAGPIEEIVYGVIPQVLPLWLSFALYRFESNVRSASVVGIVGAGGIGTVLWEIIRSFQYGQTCAVMIIIVLFVTAIDMLSAQIRKVLV; encoded by the coding sequence ATGTCCCTGACCGCCACGCCCACCAATCCCCCGACGGCCCGCCCGCCGCGCACGTCGCTCGCCGTGATGCTGATCTGGGCCATCCTGCTGGCGACGCTCGTCGTATCGTGGAATGGCGCGGACATGCGTCCGCTCGACCTGCTGAACGACTCCGGCAACATGGCGAAATTCGCCGCCGACTTCTTCCCGCCGGACTTCCGCGATTGGCGCCACTACCTCGACGAGATGTTCGTCACGGTGCAGATCGCCGTCTGGGGTACCGCGCTCGCCGTCGTGCTGGCGGTGCCGCTGGGCCTGCTGTGCGCGGCCAATATCGTGCCGCCGTGGATTTACCAGCCGGCGCGTCGCCTGATGGATGCGTGCCGCGCGATCAACGAGATGGTCTTCGCGATGCTGTTCATCGTCGCGGTGGGCCTCGGCCCGTTCGCGGGCGTGCTGGCCATCTGGGTCCATACGACCGGTGTGCTGGCCAAGCTGTTCGCCGAGGCCGTCGAGGCCATCGATCCGCGCCCCGTGGAAGGCGTGCGCGCCACCGGCGCCGGCCCGATCGAAGAGATCGTCTACGGCGTGATTCCGCAGGTGCTGCCGCTGTGGCTCTCGTTCGCGCTCTATCGCTTCGAATCCAACGTGCGCTCGGCCTCGGTCGTCGGCATCGTCGGTGCCGGCGGCATCGGCACCGTGCTGTGGGAAATCATCCGCAGCTTCCAGTACGGGCAGACCTGCGCGGTGATGATCATCATCGTGCTGTTCGTGACCGCCATCGACATGCTGTCCGCGCAGATCCGCAAGGTGCTCGTGTAA
- the phnD gene encoding phosphonate ABC transporter substrate-binding protein codes for MLRRTFFAAAAAVTVVMAGTVATPALAQDAKVLNIGFISTESSSNLKNAWQPVIDDLSKALGVQVKPFFASDYAGIIEGMRFNKVQVAWFGNKAAIEAVDRANGEVFASVIDKDGNPGYWSVLLVNKDSELKSVEDVIRRGKDLSYGAGDPNSTSGTAVPGYYLWAANKVEPKTLFKAVRIANHETNLLSVMNKQVDVAIANTEAIERYRISTGKNALDQVRVLWKSPLIPADPLVYRKDLPADTKAKIKSFFVNYGKGPDAAREKQLLATLTYQGFRPSTDAQLVPIRQLDLAKEKARIEQDGSLAAADKDKQLADVSRRLAELDKLAASAQ; via the coding sequence ATGCTTCGCAGAACCTTCTTCGCCGCGGCCGCGGCCGTGACCGTCGTGATGGCTGGCACCGTTGCCACGCCCGCGCTGGCACAGGACGCCAAGGTCCTGAACATCGGCTTTATCTCGACGGAGTCGTCGTCGAACCTCAAGAATGCCTGGCAGCCCGTGATCGACGACCTGAGCAAGGCGCTCGGCGTGCAGGTCAAGCCGTTCTTCGCATCGGACTATGCCGGCATCATCGAAGGCATGCGCTTCAACAAGGTGCAGGTGGCCTGGTTCGGCAACAAGGCCGCCATCGAAGCGGTGGACCGCGCCAACGGTGAAGTGTTCGCGTCCGTGATCGACAAGGACGGCAATCCGGGCTACTGGTCGGTGCTGCTCGTGAACAAGGACAGCGAGCTGAAGTCCGTCGAGGACGTGATCCGCCGCGGCAAGGACCTGTCGTATGGCGCCGGCGATCCGAACTCGACCTCGGGCACCGCGGTGCCGGGCTACTACCTGTGGGCCGCCAACAAGGTCGAGCCGAAGACGCTGTTCAAGGCCGTGCGCATCGCCAACCATGAAACCAATCTGCTGTCGGTGATGAACAAGCAGGTGGACGTGGCGATCGCCAACACCGAGGCGATCGAGCGCTATCGCATCAGCACCGGCAAGAACGCGCTCGACCAGGTGCGCGTGCTGTGGAAGTCGCCGCTGATCCCGGCGGATCCGCTGGTCTACCGCAAGGATCTGCCGGCCGATACCAAGGCCAAGATCAAGTCGTTCTTCGTGAACTACGGCAAGGGTCCCGACGCCGCGCGCGAGAAGCAGCTGCTTGCCACGCTGACGTATCAGGGCTTCCGTCCTTCCACCGACGCCCAGCTGGTGCCGATTCGCCAGCTCGACCTGGCCAAGGAAAAGGCCAGGATCGAGCAGGATGGCTCGCTCGCCGCCGCCGACAAGGACAAGCAGCTGGCCGACGTCTCCCGCCGCCTGGCCGAGCTCGACAAGCTCGCCGCCAGCGCGCAGTAA
- a CDS encoding DUF1045 domain-containing protein: protein MQAHRYAIYLAPAEPFRTIGAQWLGRCPDAGRAGLTPAFDDPRRAAWVEAPAHYGLHATLKPPFRLAEGTDATMLDAAARAFAHGRTAFDASLELHALRGFIAWCLGEHGVQPMHALADDAVRAFERFRAPATEAELARRNPALLNDAQRAMLAQWGYPYLFETFTFHITLTGMVPEAEQRDAMALLERLTAPLRGVPLHVDGIAIFVQPKRGDDFMIARHYAFDGAVTDGAGAAYMVS, encoded by the coding sequence ATGCAGGCACATCGCTACGCGATCTATCTCGCGCCCGCGGAACCGTTTCGCACGATTGGCGCGCAGTGGCTCGGCCGTTGCCCCGATGCGGGTCGCGCAGGCCTGACGCCGGCGTTCGACGACCCGCGCCGCGCGGCATGGGTGGAGGCGCCCGCGCATTACGGACTGCACGCCACGCTGAAGCCGCCATTCCGGCTCGCCGAAGGCACCGATGCCACGATGCTCGACGCCGCCGCGCGCGCGTTCGCGCACGGGCGCACCGCGTTCGACGCCTCGCTGGAACTGCACGCGCTGCGCGGCTTTATCGCATGGTGCCTCGGCGAGCATGGCGTTCAGCCCATGCATGCGCTGGCCGACGATGCGGTGCGCGCATTCGAGCGTTTTCGCGCGCCCGCCACCGAAGCGGAACTCGCGCGCCGCAATCCGGCACTGCTGAACGACGCCCAGCGCGCGATGCTCGCGCAGTGGGGCTATCCCTATCTGTTCGAGACGTTCACGTTCCATATCACGCTGACCGGCATGGTGCCGGAAGCGGAGCAGCGCGATGCGATGGCGCTGCTCGAGCGCCTGACGGCACCGCTGCGCGGTGTGCCGCTGCATGTCGATGGCATTGCGATCTTCGTGCAGCCGAAGCGTGGCGACGACTTCATGATCGCGCGGCACTACGCGTTCGACGGCGCCGTGACGGATGGCGCGGGCGCCGCGTACATGGTGTCATGA
- a CDS encoding alpha-D-ribose 1-methylphosphonate 5-triphosphate diphosphatase, producing the protein MHTTSYTHQPLAGITGRRVLGTGGIGPATLGIDGTRLAEQPARGGACIDAGNLLVLPGIVDIHGDAFERAVMPRPGVSFPYASALIDVDRQLLAHGITTEFHGVTLSWEGGLRGEAYALRMFDALAQLRHVLGASHRVHLRFEAYHLSGLDTAMSWIADGRVGLLAINDHLPTTARRMTDERKMAQYADRAECDVETFRERLRTASRHAPDVPAAMSRLIAAARAAGLPVASHDDPDVATRQHYHQQGCAIAEFPLTVDAARTARQLGNETVFGAPNVMRGQSHTGAPNATEMVGAGLCTVLASDYYYPAPLQAAFKLAQLGVVDLAGAWNLVSRNPARAGGLNDRGVLLPGLRADAILVDDSQPGLPRVCAAIVGGQLRHATLPLPLVEAGAIADGAASLAA; encoded by the coding sequence ATGCATACGACCTCCTACACTCATCAGCCGCTTGCCGGCATCACGGGCCGCCGCGTGCTTGGCACCGGCGGCATTGGCCCCGCAACGCTCGGTATCGACGGCACGCGCCTCGCCGAGCAGCCCGCGCGCGGCGGTGCCTGCATCGATGCGGGCAACCTGCTCGTGCTGCCCGGCATCGTCGATATCCACGGCGATGCGTTCGAGCGCGCGGTGATGCCGCGGCCCGGTGTGAGCTTTCCGTACGCGAGCGCGCTGATCGACGTCGATCGCCAGCTGCTCGCGCATGGCATCACGACCGAGTTCCACGGCGTCACGCTGTCGTGGGAGGGCGGACTGCGTGGAGAAGCCTATGCGCTGCGCATGTTCGATGCGCTGGCGCAGCTGCGGCACGTGCTCGGTGCCTCGCACCGCGTGCATCTGCGCTTCGAGGCGTATCACCTGTCCGGCCTCGACACCGCCATGTCGTGGATTGCCGATGGCCGCGTGGGCCTGCTCGCGATCAACGATCACCTGCCGACGACGGCGCGCCGCATGACGGACGAGCGCAAGATGGCCCAGTACGCCGATCGCGCCGAGTGCGATGTGGAGACGTTCCGCGAGCGCCTGCGCACGGCCAGCCGCCATGCCCCCGACGTGCCCGCGGCGATGTCGCGCCTGATCGCCGCCGCGCGCGCGGCCGGCCTGCCCGTGGCCTCGCACGACGATCCCGATGTGGCCACGCGGCAGCACTACCATCAGCAGGGCTGCGCGATCGCCGAGTTCCCGCTGACCGTCGATGCCGCGCGCACGGCGCGCCAGCTTGGCAACGAGACCGTGTTCGGCGCGCCGAACGTCATGCGGGGGCAGAGCCATACCGGTGCCCCCAATGCGACGGAGATGGTCGGCGCGGGGCTGTGCACGGTGCTGGCCTCCGACTATTACTACCCGGCGCCGCTGCAGGCCGCGTTCAAGCTTGCGCAGCTTGGCGTCGTGGACCTCGCCGGCGCCTGGAACCTCGTGTCGCGCAATCCCGCGCGCGCGGGCGGCCTGAACGATCGTGGCGTGCTGCTGCCCGGCCTGCGTGCCGATGCGATCCTCGTCGATGACAGCCAGCCCGGCCTCCCGCGCGTGTGCGCCGCCATCGTCGGGGGCCAGCTGCGCCACGCGACGCTGCCGCTGCCGCTCGTGGAAGCAGGCGCGATCGCCGACGGTGCCGCCAGCCTCGCGGCCTGA